In the genome of Massilibacillus massiliensis, one region contains:
- a CDS encoding nitrogenase component 1, which yields MAKRINLELTEVESREHRLGTIIGWEGKASDLHKQSSYEARSRSCKGNRGGCRLCEVKGPFTQGSVCSEQMVECQAGNVRDAVLIQHAPIGCGAGQVPYNSIYRNGLAMRNHKVENIRIINTNLLESDMVFGALDKLKQSIDDAWERYQPAAIFLGTSCATGIIGEDMESVAREKEIALGIPVIPMACEGFRSKHWSTGFDATQHGILRQIVKKDPEKQEDLVNVINLWGSDVFSPMLAQLNLRVNYVIDLASVADLEQLSAAAATVGFCYTLSSYMAAALEQEFGVPEVKAPMPYGFAGTDAWLREIAKVTHREELAEKFIAAEHKRVQPRIDELKEKLKGIKGYVATGSAYAHGLIQVLRELGVEVNGSLVFHHDPVYDSGDPREDSLGHLIEHYGDVQSFNVSNRQQYQFYGFLQEVKPDFILIRHNGLAPLASRLGIPAAPLGDEHIAVGYDGMIHLGEAILDVLAHKKFHEDIKAHIKLPYKKWWLEQKDPYILAKQPELIDGER from the coding sequence ATGGCAAAAAGAATCAATCTGGAGTTAACAGAAGTAGAAAGCCGTGAACATCGTCTTGGAACGATTATTGGATGGGAAGGCAAAGCTTCCGACTTGCATAAGCAATCTTCTTATGAAGCAAGAAGCCGCAGTTGTAAAGGAAATCGTGGCGGTTGCAGGCTTTGCGAAGTGAAAGGGCCGTTTACGCAAGGATCTGTCTGTAGTGAGCAAATGGTTGAATGTCAGGCTGGAAATGTAAGAGATGCAGTTTTGATTCAACATGCTCCAATTGGCTGCGGTGCAGGGCAAGTCCCATATAACTCTATTTATCGGAATGGTTTGGCGATGCGAAATCATAAAGTGGAAAATATTCGTATTATCAACACCAATCTCTTAGAAAGTGATATGGTATTTGGCGCACTTGATAAATTGAAACAGTCGATTGACGATGCTTGGGAAAGATATCAGCCTGCCGCTATTTTCTTGGGCACATCCTGCGCAACGGGGATTATTGGGGAAGATATGGAAAGTGTTGCTCGGGAAAAAGAGATTGCATTAGGAATACCTGTTATCCCGATGGCGTGTGAGGGATTTCGCTCGAAACATTGGAGTACGGGATTTGATGCGACACAACATGGTATTTTAAGGCAGATCGTTAAAAAAGATCCTGAAAAACAAGAGGACTTAGTGAATGTAATTAATTTATGGGGATCGGATGTGTTCTCGCCAATGCTAGCGCAGCTGAATCTACGTGTAAATTATGTGATAGATTTGGCCTCCGTAGCGGATTTGGAGCAATTGTCTGCAGCTGCCGCAACGGTTGGTTTTTGTTATACACTTTCTTCTTATATGGCGGCTGCACTCGAACAAGAATTTGGTGTTCCGGAAGTCAAAGCACCTATGCCATATGGATTTGCCGGTACGGATGCGTGGCTGCGAGAAATTGCCAAAGTCACGCATCGAGAAGAGCTAGCAGAAAAATTTATTGCTGCAGAACATAAACGCGTACAACCTAGAATTGATGAACTGAAAGAAAAACTCAAAGGCATAAAAGGCTATGTTGCTACCGGTTCTGCATATGCACATGGATTAATTCAAGTGCTAAGAGAATTAGGGGTGGAAGTCAATGGATCATTGGTATTTCACCATGATCCTGTATATGACAGCGGTGATCCGAGGGAAGATTCCTTAGGTCATTTAATTGAACATTATGGGGATGTGCAGTCGTTTAATGTAAGCAATCGGCAGCAATATCAATTTTATGGATTTTTACAAGAAGTGAAACCGGACTTTATTTTGATTCGTCATAATGGTTTAGCACCGCTGGCATCCAGACTTGGCATCCCTGCGGCACCTTTGGGGGATGAACATATCGCAGTCGGCTATGACGGTATGATTCATTTAGGTGAAGCGATTTTAGATGTACTTGCGCATAAAAAATTTCATGAAGATATTAAAGCGCATATTAAGTTGCCTTATAAAAAGTGGTGGCTTGAGCAAAAAGATCCTTACATTTTGGCTAAGCAGCCAGAATTAATTGATGGAGAAAGATAG
- a CDS encoding nitrogenase component 1: protein MTIPKDSNGQTNSINQVRYGCALGALHSVVAIPGAMPIAHCGPGCVDKQYSSLAFYNGFQGGGYAGGAVTPSSNLGENEVIFGGEKRLENLIKASLKIMEAELFVVLNGCIGEIVGDDVSEVVSQFQADDVPIVYAETGGFKGSNFIGHEIIVEAIIEQYVDKYALHKDKKEKGLINVWSELPFQNTFWRGDLIELKRILEGAGFRVNILFGHSSGGVKEWKTIPNAQFNLVVSPWLGLKTAKYLEEKYQQPYLHIPVLPIGAKQTAEFIREVVIFAGLDDVRAAQFIQQEEKTYYDYLEHFTDFYAEYWWGLPATYAVVGDSAYNLALNKFLVNQLGLIPKKQIITDNAPQKYREEIARQYEKIASDVSTTVDFVEDGYIVGEILRKTDFGHKPPIIFGTTWERDTARDLKGHIVEVGFPASYEVVMNRSYIGYYGALTLIEKIFTTAISKSA from the coding sequence ATGACAATACCAAAAGATTCAAATGGGCAGACAAATTCTATTAATCAAGTTCGTTATGGTTGTGCGCTTGGGGCTCTACACAGTGTCGTTGCGATTCCAGGGGCAATGCCAATTGCCCACTGCGGGCCTGGTTGTGTAGATAAGCAATATTCGAGTCTTGCTTTTTATAATGGGTTTCAAGGCGGCGGTTATGCTGGTGGTGCAGTCACGCCAAGTTCCAATCTTGGCGAAAATGAAGTCATATTTGGCGGTGAAAAGCGATTAGAAAATTTAATTAAAGCGAGTCTGAAAATTATGGAGGCGGAATTGTTTGTTGTATTAAATGGCTGCATTGGTGAAATTGTAGGCGATGATGTGAGTGAGGTGGTCAGTCAATTTCAAGCCGATGATGTTCCAATTGTATATGCTGAAACCGGCGGATTTAAGGGCAGTAATTTTATTGGGCACGAAATTATTGTTGAAGCAATTATTGAGCAATATGTTGATAAATATGCGCTGCATAAAGATAAAAAAGAAAAAGGACTCATCAATGTATGGAGTGAGCTTCCATTTCAAAATACATTTTGGCGTGGTGATCTGATTGAGCTGAAGAGAATTTTAGAAGGTGCGGGGTTTCGTGTCAATATTTTATTTGGCCATAGCTCCGGTGGTGTTAAGGAATGGAAAACAATCCCGAATGCACAATTTAATTTAGTAGTTTCTCCTTGGCTGGGGTTAAAAACGGCAAAATATTTAGAAGAAAAATATCAACAACCGTATTTACATATTCCTGTTTTACCAATTGGCGCAAAACAAACCGCTGAGTTTATTCGAGAAGTTGTAATATTTGCAGGGCTTGATGACGTACGTGCCGCTCAGTTTATTCAACAGGAAGAGAAAACATATTATGATTACTTGGAACATTTTACTGATTTTTATGCCGAATATTGGTGGGGGCTTCCTGCAACTTATGCAGTAGTGGGTGATAGTGCATATAATCTGGCCTTAAATAAATTTTTAGTCAATCAGCTGGGGCTAATTCCTAAAAAACAAATTATTACCGATAATGCACCGCAAAAATATCGTGAAGAAATTGCCCGGCAATATGAAAAAATTGCCAGTGACGTATCTACTACGGTCGATTTTGTTGAAGATGGCTATATTGTTGGAGAGATTCTCCGTAAAACTGATTTTGGACATAAGCCACCGATTATTTTCGGGACGACTTGGGAAAGAGATACGGCAAGAGATTTAAAAGGGCATATTGTAGAAGTTGGTTTTCCGGCGTCTTATGAAGTGGTGATGAATAGAAGTTATATCGGGTATTATGGTGCATTAACATTAATTGAAAAAATATTTACAACAGCAATTAGTAAAAGCGCGTAA
- a CDS encoding ABC transporter substrate-binding protein, with protein sequence MKKMNKWCVFLLVSVASLLLITGCGSNVTTGNKELKKIEIAAGNNSVAHVLAFLPKAAGFYEEEGLDVNINISNNNADSFSALTSGKVLAAGGGSTAPLNLIEDGNDLMLIGGLMTEGAALFTLPERVDEWKNITPEGIKGKKIGVTRAQSGDIAFRAALAKQGIDLKTVEFVELGSCPTIIEAIKKGMIDAGIVFMTFRETAEEQGLKVAKHIDDVAPGFICCRLTTTKKMLSDHRTDFVKLMRAQIKAYRLYKTDPEKTLDYAKKFVEIDEKILRSQLYEYGHLGLNPNPAKSKIEDFYKGMKLIGYVEGKKNIDDYIDTSLFEEALNSLLKEEPDDATFLELKKDFEETQKS encoded by the coding sequence ATGAAAAAAATGAATAAATGGTGTGTTTTTTTATTAGTTTCCGTTGCAAGTCTTTTACTTATAACGGGGTGTGGCTCAAATGTAACAACAGGGAATAAAGAATTGAAGAAGATTGAAATTGCCGCAGGTAATAATTCAGTTGCACATGTATTGGCATTTTTGCCAAAAGCGGCAGGTTTTTATGAAGAGGAAGGCTTGGACGTAAATATTAATATTTCTAATAATAATGCGGATTCTTTTAGTGCACTTACCTCAGGAAAAGTGCTGGCGGCAGGAGGTGGATCAACAGCACCGCTGAACTTGATTGAAGATGGCAATGATCTCATGTTAATTGGCGGACTGATGACAGAAGGTGCAGCTTTATTTACCTTACCTGAGAGAGTCGATGAGTGGAAAAACATTACGCCCGAAGGAATTAAGGGCAAAAAAATCGGGGTGACGAGAGCGCAGAGTGGGGACATTGCTTTTAGGGCAGCACTGGCTAAGCAAGGCATTGACTTAAAAACGGTAGAATTTGTCGAGCTTGGATCTTGTCCGACCATTATTGAAGCGATAAAAAAAGGCATGATCGATGCGGGGATCGTGTTTATGACTTTTCGTGAAACTGCAGAAGAACAAGGTTTGAAAGTGGCGAAGCACATTGATGACGTTGCGCCAGGTTTTATCTGCTGCCGTTTGACAACAACGAAAAAGATGTTGTCAGATCATAGGACAGATTTTGTGAAATTGATGAGGGCGCAGATTAAAGCGTATCGGTTATATAAAACAGATCCAGAAAAAACACTTGACTATGCTAAGAAATTCGTTGAAATTGATGAAAAAATATTGCGCAGTCAATTGTATGAATATGGACATTTAGGGCTCAATCCAAATCCGGCAAAAAGTAAAATTGAAGATTTTTATAAAGGGATGAAATTGATTGGCTATGTGGAAGGTAAAAAAAATATAGATGACTATATTGATACTTCGCTCTTTGAAGAAGCCTTGAATTCTTTGTTAAAGGAAGAACCAGACGATGCAACCTTTTTGGAGTTAAAAAAGGATTTTGAAGAAACGCAAAAGTCGTAA
- a CDS encoding ABC transporter ATP-binding protein — protein MSKIQLNHVSLEYRDNGNVFHALEDLDFSVEAGEFVSVIGSSGCGKSTTLSVLAGLKNPTRGTLLIDGKKSVGTGKNRGVVFQHYSLFPWMTSKKNVSFGIQQAQNELGRHEIEQIANKYLKRVGLEGVENKYPYQLSGGMQQRVAIARTLAMQPEILLMDEPFGAVDAKNKIVLQELLLELLQKDEEKKTIIFVTHDVDEAILLSDRVLFMNNKKIMEEILIPFSRPRQRENIFNTAEYSELRKKIMGLFYQVVKENIGGDEVII, from the coding sequence ATGAGTAAGATTCAATTAAACCATGTGTCATTGGAGTATCGGGATAATGGCAACGTATTCCATGCATTGGAGGATCTGGATTTTTCAGTCGAAGCAGGTGAGTTTGTCAGCGTGATAGGTTCAAGTGGGTGCGGAAAAAGTACAACGCTTAGTGTGTTGGCAGGCTTGAAAAATCCCACCAGAGGAACGTTGCTTATTGATGGTAAAAAATCTGTCGGGACAGGAAAAAATCGAGGTGTTGTGTTTCAACATTATTCCTTATTTCCTTGGATGACATCGAAAAAAAACGTAAGTTTTGGTATACAGCAAGCGCAAAATGAATTAGGCAGACACGAAATTGAACAGATTGCAAATAAATATCTGAAAAGAGTAGGACTGGAGGGGGTTGAAAATAAGTATCCTTATCAGTTGTCAGGTGGTATGCAGCAAAGGGTTGCGATTGCAAGAACGTTGGCGATGCAGCCAGAAATTCTTTTGATGGATGAACCATTTGGGGCTGTCGATGCAAAAAATAAAATTGTTTTGCAGGAGCTTTTATTAGAACTGCTGCAAAAGGATGAGGAGAAGAAGACGATTATATTTGTTACGCATGATGTTGACGAAGCAATTCTTCTATCTGACAGAGTGCTGTTTATGAACAATAAAAAAATTATGGAAGAGATTCTGATTCCGTTTAGCCGCCCGAGGCAAAGGGAGAATATTTTTAATACAGCAGAATATAGCGAACTTAGAAAAAAAATTATGGGACTTTTTTATCAAGTGGTGAAAGAGAATATCGGCGGTGACGAGGTGATCATATGA
- a CDS encoding ABC transporter permease yields the protein MRSLFQAPQFTKFVQFRSGVSPITRLAPHVLFFIVVSLIFMPSIPEIKNKWVLFGVVMVIEIVLFIKHKSKAAHDIVFFIFAFLAFWEFSTTKIPNSNLMLYPVPENVFAIYFSDWRKIITGIGSSMYLLLTGFLSALFLGVVFGMIAGWFNRIREAVFPVAKVISPIPPIIYTPYAVALLPSFQLASIFVIFSSIFWSVFISMILSVSSIDKKILESAKTLNVKSTTMLWDILFPYCLPQVLKGLPICIANAFMVLTAAEMIGATSGLGWFVKYYSDFSDYTRVVAGIILIGFVVSMINLCIASIEKKIIRWK from the coding sequence ATGAGATCGTTGTTTCAAGCGCCTCAATTTACAAAGTTTGTACAGTTTAGATCAGGCGTTTCTCCAATCACTCGTTTGGCACCGCATGTTTTATTTTTTATTGTTGTAAGTTTAATTTTTATGCCTTCGATTCCAGAAATAAAAAATAAATGGGTTCTGTTTGGTGTGGTCATGGTGATTGAAATCGTACTTTTCATAAAGCATAAATCAAAAGCGGCGCATGACATTGTATTCTTTATATTTGCTTTTCTTGCTTTCTGGGAGTTCAGTACGACCAAGATACCAAATTCAAATCTTATGTTATATCCTGTGCCGGAAAATGTATTTGCTATTTATTTTTCCGATTGGCGAAAAATTATTACGGGCATCGGGAGTTCCATGTATTTATTGCTGACCGGTTTTTTATCGGCGTTGTTTTTAGGCGTTGTATTCGGCATGATTGCAGGATGGTTTAACAGAATACGTGAAGCAGTATTTCCTGTAGCAAAAGTAATCAGTCCAATTCCACCCATTATTTATACACCTTATGCTGTTGCACTGCTGCCTAGCTTTCAGCTGGCATCCATATTTGTTATTTTCAGCAGTATTTTTTGGTCTGTATTTATTAGCATGATTTTAAGTGTTTCTAGTATCGATAAAAAAATATTAGAATCGGCAAAAACATTAAATGTTAAATCGACAACCATGCTATGGGATATCTTGTTTCCTTATTGCCTGCCGCAAGTATTGAAAGGCTTGCCGATTTGTATAGCCAATGCTTTTATGGTATTGACAGCAGCCGAAATGATTGGTGCTACTTCCGGACTTGGGTGGTTTGTCAAATACTATTCGGATTTTTCGGATTATACAAGAGTTGTTGCAGGTATTATCTTAATCGGATTTGTTGTATCCATGATAAATTTATGTATTGCATCTATTGAAAAGAAGATCATTCGTTGGAAGTAA
- a CDS encoding nitrogenase component 1, whose amino-acid sequence MGIFKESTEVEVRERRLHSTLSYQGDAYDLHEKSKRKELGCKVRYYGQCGDCAEGCAETITYHVIGSAVVSHAPVGCSVNVSNHHILGRAVSSARGLPMHKVHMISSNIQEKDTVYGAAEKLKTAIYEADKRFKPKLIFIQASCASGIIGEDLESIASETEEELGYPIVPVYCEGFKSKIWSTGFDAAFHGILRRMIKEPKQKQKDLVNIFNFEGSDLFIPFLKKLNLRVNYLIPLATIEQIETLTEAACTAHICETLATYIASALEEKYGIPEVKVPPPFGIDWTDEWLREIARFTDREALAEQVIKAEHAKIAPELKELREKLKGKKVYVLSGDSFAHNIANIAKDLGLALAGVNTLHHDLHTDNPLQANTLEALIQSNGNIENFTVCNKQPYQMIKILKRIQPDLLIVRHMNLTSLGTKLGIPTLFEGDANYSIGYDGVVKMGRRFYEALQTKKLVETIAAHTKLPYSDWWLSQEDPFYFERGEKL is encoded by the coding sequence ATGGGAATATTCAAGGAATCAACAGAAGTCGAGGTCAGAGAGAGACGATTGCATTCAACACTTTCCTATCAAGGGGATGCCTATGATTTACATGAAAAATCTAAGCGAAAAGAACTTGGCTGTAAAGTTAGATATTATGGTCAATGCGGTGACTGTGCGGAGGGCTGTGCAGAAACCATTACGTATCATGTAATTGGTTCCGCAGTCGTGAGTCATGCACCGGTTGGCTGTAGTGTGAATGTTTCCAACCATCATATCTTAGGGCGCGCCGTATCTAGTGCACGTGGGCTTCCAATGCATAAAGTGCATATGATCAGCAGTAATATTCAGGAGAAAGATACTGTATATGGTGCGGCAGAAAAGTTGAAAACGGCAATTTATGAAGCAGATAAACGATTTAAACCAAAACTGATTTTTATTCAAGCATCTTGTGCATCCGGTATTATCGGTGAAGATCTAGAAAGTATTGCAAGTGAAACCGAAGAGGAATTAGGGTATCCTATTGTTCCCGTGTATTGTGAAGGCTTTAAATCAAAAATATGGTCGACGGGGTTTGATGCGGCATTTCATGGAATTTTGCGACGCATGATAAAAGAGCCGAAGCAAAAGCAAAAGGATCTTGTGAATATCTTCAATTTTGAAGGCTCGGATTTATTTATTCCATTCTTAAAAAAGCTAAATTTACGGGTGAATTATCTTATTCCGCTGGCAACGATCGAACAAATTGAGACACTTACAGAGGCCGCATGTACAGCACATATTTGTGAAACGCTGGCCACCTATATTGCTTCGGCGTTAGAAGAAAAATACGGTATTCCGGAAGTAAAGGTACCGCCTCCTTTTGGAATAGATTGGACGGATGAATGGCTGAGAGAAATTGCTAGATTTACCGATAGGGAGGCTTTGGCGGAGCAAGTCATTAAAGCAGAACACGCTAAAATAGCACCTGAACTCAAAGAACTTAGAGAAAAGCTGAAAGGCAAAAAAGTGTATGTCCTTTCAGGTGATTCTTTCGCACATAATATTGCCAATATTGCAAAGGATTTGGGGCTCGCACTTGCAGGGGTCAATACACTGCATCATGATTTGCATACCGATAATCCGCTACAGGCAAATACGCTGGAAGCGTTGATTCAGAGTAATGGCAATATAGAAAATTTCACTGTCTGCAACAAGCAGCCCTATCAAATGATTAAAATCTTAAAGAGGATTCAACCGGATTTGCTTATCGTACGGCATATGAATCTGACATCACTTGGTACAAAATTGGGGATTCCGACCTTATTCGAAGGCGATGCCAATTATAGTATCGGTTATGATGGTGTCGTGAAAATGGGACGGAGATTTTACGAAGCACTGCAAACAAAAAAATTAGTTGAAACGATTGCAGCGCATACGAAACTTCCTTATTCTGATTGGTGGCTGAGTCAGGAAGATCCATTTTATTTTGAAAGAGGAGAGAAATTGTGA
- a CDS encoding nitrogenase component 1 has translation MHAGPGCSSKAFGFAAFGAGFQGEGYAGGSHVSCTNSSEQEVVFGGENRLHDTIEGALQILKGDLFVVLTGCTSDIVGDDSIAVAREFAKEGYPVVGVETAGFKGNSYYGHEVVVNAIIEQLIGDVSPQVEENLVNVFSVVPYQDPYWRGDLEEIKNLLEKIGLKVNILFGESSAGIDEWLQIPHARFNLLLSPWVGLSTVKLLEQKYNTPFLHYPVFPVGAQESSRFLREVASFASLEKKKVELVIEREEKRFYEYFISISDFISEYRNNLPVELYTVADSTYAIGVSSFLVNELGFIPKGIYVIDDPAESMQPMLQSFIFSRSDMFKNTFKIEADGGLIEADIRQRLGGSRKAIILGSSWEKFLAEETNNLYCYLSLPLNETVILNRSYAGYTGGLRLIEDLYSSLFKRKTTTSRTQLFTN, from the coding sequence ATTCATGCTGGGCCCGGCTGTTCCTCCAAGGCTTTTGGATTTGCGGCTTTTGGGGCGGGCTTTCAGGGGGAAGGTTACGCGGGAGGCTCGCATGTTTCTTGCACCAATTCCAGTGAACAAGAAGTTGTTTTTGGAGGAGAAAACAGGCTTCATGATACGATTGAAGGTGCGCTGCAGATTTTAAAGGGTGATTTATTCGTTGTGTTAACTGGCTGTACTTCGGATATTGTTGGCGATGATTCTATTGCTGTAGCAAGAGAATTTGCCAAAGAAGGATATCCTGTCGTAGGCGTAGAGACAGCGGGATTTAAAGGCAATTCTTATTATGGGCATGAGGTTGTAGTAAATGCAATTATAGAGCAACTGATCGGCGATGTCTCGCCGCAGGTAGAAGAGAACCTTGTGAATGTATTTTCGGTAGTGCCTTATCAAGATCCTTATTGGCGAGGCGATTTGGAAGAAATCAAAAATTTGTTAGAAAAAATAGGTCTGAAGGTTAATATTTTGTTTGGCGAATCTTCAGCGGGGATTGATGAATGGCTGCAAATTCCGCATGCGAGGTTTAATTTGCTTCTTTCTCCGTGGGTTGGATTAAGTACGGTAAAGTTATTGGAGCAAAAATATAATACCCCGTTTTTGCATTATCCTGTATTTCCTGTTGGCGCACAGGAGTCGAGTCGTTTTTTGCGGGAAGTGGCGTCATTTGCTTCACTTGAAAAAAAGAAAGTGGAACTTGTCATTGAACGGGAAGAGAAACGCTTCTATGAGTACTTTATTTCAATTTCTGACTTTATTTCTGAATATAGAAATAATCTGCCAGTTGAGCTTTATACGGTTGCTGACAGCACATATGCGATTGGCGTAAGTAGTTTTCTTGTGAATGAACTTGGTTTTATTCCTAAAGGAATTTATGTGATTGATGATCCTGCGGAATCTATGCAGCCAATGTTGCAGAGTTTTATTTTTTCACGCAGTGATATGTTTAAAAATACATTTAAAATTGAGGCGGATGGTGGACTCATAGAAGCCGATATTCGTCAAAGGTTAGGGGGCTCCAGAAAAGCGATCATACTTGGCAGCTCATGGGAAAAATTCTTAGCAGAAGAGACGAATAATTTGTATTGTTATTTGAGTTTGCCATTAAATGAAACGGTAATTTTAAATCGTTCCTATGCGGGATATACGGGTGGGTTACGCTTAATTGAAGATCTTTATTCCAGCTTATTTAAGCGAAAAACAACGACCTCAAGAACGCAGTTATTTACAAATTAA
- a CDS encoding NifB/NifX family molybdenum-iron cluster-binding protein, which translates to MTYRIAVTSSDGEAIDQHFGQAEQFTIIEIDEQKNAWKKIDTRSATVDKNILVLCASSCSGHKHNSIEESVNLLADCTYLLTGKIGKHPYAALKRAGITPLEVSFDLPAAIEKLNQYHKNLIRKGR; encoded by the coding sequence ATGACTTATAGAATTGCAGTTACTTCATCGGATGGAGAAGCGATTGACCAGCATTTTGGGCAAGCTGAGCAATTTACAATCATTGAAATTGATGAACAAAAGAATGCTTGGAAAAAAATCGACACAAGAAGTGCCACGGTCGATAAAAATATTCTCGTTCTATGTGCTTCCTCTTGCAGCGGGCATAAGCATAATTCGATTGAAGAATCGGTCAATCTGCTTGCGGATTGTACGTATCTTTTAACTGGTAAAATAGGAAAACATCCGTATGCTGCATTAAAAAGGGCAGGCATTACACCGCTGGAAGTATCGTTTGATCTCCCCGCGGCAATTGAAAAACTCAATCAATATCATAAAAATTTGATAAGAAAAGGAAGATGA
- the nifH gene encoding nitrogenase iron protein: MRQIAIYGKGGIGKSTTTQNLTAGLSELGKHIMVVGCDPKADSTRLLLGGLAQKTVLDTLREQGEDVELDKIMKPGYKGTKCVESGGPEPGVGCAGRGIITSIGLLERLGAYTDELDYVFYDVLGDVVCGGFAMPIREGKAKEIYIVASGEMMALYAANNIAKGIQKYAKKGGVRLGGIICNSRNVDREIDLLKAFSQELGTQLIYFVPRDNIVQRAEIRRKTVIEYQPESQQADEYRELAKKIEENDSFVIPKPMTQERLEEILEEYGLMDLVDDYHI; encoded by the coding sequence TTGAGACAAATTGCAATTTACGGTAAAGGTGGTATCGGTAAATCTACGACGACACAGAATCTAACAGCTGGTTTAAGTGAATTAGGTAAGCATATTATGGTTGTAGGTTGTGATCCCAAAGCCGATTCGACAAGGCTTCTTTTAGGGGGATTGGCACAAAAGACTGTGCTTGATACCCTCCGTGAGCAAGGTGAAGATGTTGAATTAGATAAAATTATGAAACCAGGTTATAAAGGAACGAAATGTGTGGAATCCGGCGGGCCGGAACCTGGTGTAGGCTGTGCTGGACGAGGCATTATTACCTCAATTGGTTTGCTCGAACGATTAGGTGCCTATACGGATGAGCTGGATTATGTATTTTACGATGTACTTGGTGATGTGGTCTGCGGAGGTTTTGCAATGCCGATTCGTGAAGGCAAAGCAAAAGAAATTTACATTGTTGCGAGTGGCGAAATGATGGCATTATATGCAGCAAATAACATTGCCAAAGGCATTCAAAAGTATGCCAAAAAGGGTGGGGTGCGCTTAGGCGGCATTATTTGCAACAGCCGTAATGTGGATCGTGAGATTGACTTGCTAAAAGCATTTTCACAAGAACTTGGTACGCAGCTTATTTATTTCGTGCCGCGTGATAATATTGTGCAGCGTGCAGAAATCAGAAGAAAAACAGTCATAGAATATCAGCCGGAATCTCAGCAAGCCGATGAATATCGAGAACTTGCTAAAAAAATAGAAGAGAATGACTCTTTTGTGATTCCAAAACCAATGACCCAAGAGAGACTTGAAGAAATTCTCGAAGAATATGGGCTTATGGATTTGGTTGACGATTATCATATATAA